In a genomic window of Bordetella petrii:
- a CDS encoding DUF4286 family protein, with protein sequence MEQMLIKFPEETIDAATLRALPGAGQGSAWLYHAADHTETYALLDTPADPQALRDALRARHPRAQAVALALTTDVAGQAAGQPAPWFYVVETDIKAGAEIDFDRWYEEEHLPGLAAVPGTVRARRYLAREGSPRYYACYDLASRETFGSPPWLAVRATDWSSRVRPNFINTKRTMFRRAPVNQET encoded by the coding sequence ATGGAACAAATGCTGATCAAATTTCCGGAAGAGACGATCGATGCCGCCACCCTGCGCGCCTTGCCGGGCGCCGGCCAGGGCAGTGCGTGGCTTTACCACGCGGCCGACCACACCGAAACCTATGCGTTGCTGGACACCCCGGCCGATCCGCAGGCCTTGCGCGACGCGCTGCGTGCCAGGCATCCGCGCGCGCAGGCAGTGGCGCTGGCGCTGACCACCGATGTCGCGGGGCAGGCCGCGGGCCAGCCGGCGCCGTGGTTCTATGTGGTGGAAACCGATATCAAGGCGGGCGCGGAAATTGATTTCGACCGCTGGTACGAAGAAGAACACCTGCCCGGCCTGGCGGCGGTGCCGGGCACGGTGCGCGCGCGCCGCTACCTGGCCCGCGAGGGATCGCCGCGCTATTACGCCTGCTATGACCTGGCCAGCCGGGAAACCTTCGGTTCGCCGCCCTGGCTGGCGGTGCGAGCCACTGACTGGAGCAGCCGCGTGCGGCCCAATTTCATCAATACGAAGCGCACCATGTTCCGCCGGGCGCCCGTCAACCAGGAGACCTGA
- a CDS encoding SMP-30/gluconolactonase/LRE family protein, translating to MPTRYPDPAVIALDPRFKELVLPLAAIERLATGSRWAEGPVWFGDGRYLLWSDVPNDRIMRWDEVSGQTHVWRHASNHANGNTRDRQGRLITCEHLGRRVTRTEHDGRITVLADRYQGKRLNSPNDVVVKSDGSIWFTDPPFGIIGYYQGEKAEQELPAAIYRVCPDSGAVERVCDTVNGPNGLAFSPDEKRLYVIESRSRPRNVLVFDVSNDGRALGPSRVLFDAADGTPDGFRVDVDGNLWCGWGMGTPELDGVRVYSQQGELLGRIALPERCANLCFGGKHRNRLFMASCTSIYSLFVNTQGAAAP from the coding sequence ATGCCCACCCGCTATCCCGACCCGGCGGTGATCGCGCTGGACCCGCGCTTCAAGGAACTGGTGCTGCCGCTTGCCGCCATCGAGCGGCTGGCCACCGGCAGCCGCTGGGCCGAAGGGCCGGTATGGTTCGGCGACGGCCGCTACCTGCTGTGGAGCGATGTGCCCAACGACCGCATCATGCGCTGGGACGAGGTCTCCGGGCAGACCCACGTATGGCGTCATGCGTCCAACCACGCCAACGGCAATACGCGCGATCGCCAGGGGCGGCTGATTACCTGCGAGCACCTGGGGCGCCGCGTGACCCGCACCGAGCACGATGGCCGCATTACCGTGCTGGCCGACCGGTACCAGGGCAAGCGCCTGAACTCGCCCAATGATGTCGTGGTGAAGTCGGACGGCTCGATCTGGTTCACCGATCCGCCGTTCGGCATCATCGGCTATTACCAGGGCGAGAAGGCCGAGCAGGAACTGCCGGCGGCCATTTACCGCGTCTGTCCCGACAGCGGCGCGGTCGAACGGGTATGCGATACGGTCAACGGCCCCAATGGCCTGGCGTTCTCGCCCGACGAAAAGCGCTTGTATGTCATCGAGTCGCGCTCGCGTCCGCGCAACGTGCTGGTGTTCGACGTGTCGAACGACGGGCGCGCGCTGGGCCCGTCGCGCGTGCTGTTCGACGCGGCCGACGGCACACCCGACGGTTTTCGCGTGGACGTCGACGGCAACCTGTGGTGCGGCTGGGGCATGGGCACGCCCGAGCTGGATGGCGTGCGGGTCTATTCGCAGCAGGGCGAGCTGCTGGGTCGCATCGCGCTGCCTGAGCGCTGCGCCAATCTGTGTTTCGGCGGCAAGCACCGCAACCGTTTGTTCATGGCGTCCTGCACGTCGATTTATTCCCTGTTCGTCAACACGCAAGGGGCGGCAGCCCCCTGA
- a CDS encoding Bug family tripartite tricarboxylate transporter substrate binding protein, which translates to MYTRIIKGLAIGLLGLAAAGAHAQTSTSLVVAFPAGGPADSLARVVAAELEKELKHPVVVENKPGGNGAIAATFVGRARPDGQTLFLSSVGAISINPSLYPKLIYDPANDFVPVSLLVSVPEVLIVGPGSAAKDAKAFVAQAKSGDVSMASSGVGSMPHMAIVQLEKSIGAKILHVPYKGAAPAITDTIGGQVGGFIGDVSGLMPHIKSGKARALAIAAPKRSPVLPDVPTFDELGVPNVYANNWYGVFAPKDTPADTVAALNKVIGKVLASPELKAYEQSTGVELSPTTPQQFADIVRDDTKKWGDLIRAEGITVNN; encoded by the coding sequence ATGTATACCCGGATAATCAAGGGTCTGGCCATCGGCCTGCTCGGGCTGGCCGCGGCCGGCGCGCACGCGCAAACCAGCACCAGTTTGGTGGTGGCGTTCCCGGCGGGCGGCCCCGCCGATTCGCTGGCCCGCGTCGTGGCCGCGGAGCTGGAAAAAGAACTGAAGCACCCGGTGGTAGTCGAGAACAAGCCCGGCGGCAACGGCGCCATCGCCGCCACCTTCGTGGGCCGCGCGCGCCCCGACGGCCAGACGCTGTTCCTGAGCTCGGTCGGCGCCATCTCGATCAACCCGTCGCTGTACCCCAAGCTGATCTACGATCCCGCCAATGATTTCGTGCCGGTGTCGCTGCTGGTATCGGTGCCCGAAGTGCTGATCGTGGGCCCCGGCAGCGCCGCCAAGGACGCTAAGGCCTTCGTGGCGCAGGCCAAGAGCGGCGACGTGTCGATGGCCTCGTCGGGCGTGGGCAGCATGCCGCACATGGCGATCGTGCAGCTGGAAAAGTCCATCGGCGCGAAGATCCTGCACGTGCCGTACAAGGGCGCCGCGCCGGCCATTACCGACACCATCGGCGGGCAGGTGGGCGGGTTCATCGGCGACGTCTCGGGCCTGATGCCGCACATTAAGTCGGGCAAGGCGCGCGCGCTGGCCATTGCCGCGCCCAAGCGCTCGCCCGTGCTGCCCGATGTGCCGACCTTCGACGAGCTGGGCGTGCCGAATGTCTACGCCAACAACTGGTACGGCGTATTCGCGCCCAAGGACACCCCGGCCGATACCGTGGCTGCGCTGAACAAAGTTATCGGCAAGGTGCTGGCCTCGCCTGAACTGAAGGCCTACGAGCAATCGACCGGCGTCGAGCTTTCGCCCACCACGCCGCAGCAGTTCGCCGACATCGTGCGCGATGACACGAAAAAATGGGGCGACCTGATCCGCGCGGAAGGCATCACGGTAAATAACTGA
- a CDS encoding carboxymuconolactone decarboxylase family protein → MPRLNPPDVEGMSAHQRRIYDAIASGPRGRVRGPLAVWLHRPGLAEHAQALGQYCRYDSSLSPRLSELAILTMAAWWRSSFEWWAHQPIAVKAGLDAAITEQIRLGDTPSFQQDDESVVYRFVRALLETRQVPDELYQEAVRVLGAESVVDLVGIAGYYTLISMTINVFDIPPGDGSTVQFGR, encoded by the coding sequence ATGCCTCGCCTGAATCCCCCGGACGTCGAGGGCATGTCGGCGCACCAGCGCCGCATTTACGACGCCATCGCCAGCGGCCCGCGCGGCCGCGTGCGCGGGCCGCTGGCGGTGTGGCTGCACCGCCCGGGCCTGGCCGAGCACGCGCAGGCGCTGGGCCAGTATTGCCGCTACGACTCGAGCCTGAGTCCGCGGCTGTCCGAGCTGGCCATCCTGACCATGGCGGCCTGGTGGCGGTCGTCGTTCGAGTGGTGGGCCCATCAGCCCATTGCCGTCAAAGCGGGGCTGGATGCCGCCATTACCGAACAGATCCGCCTGGGCGACACGCCGTCTTTCCAGCAGGACGATGAATCGGTCGTGTACCGCTTCGTGCGCGCGCTGCTGGAAACCCGCCAGGTGCCCGACGAGCTGTACCAAGAGGCGGTGCGGGTGCTGGGCGCCGAGAGCGTGGTCGACCTGGTCGGCATCGCGGGCTACTACACGTTGATATCGATGACCATCAACGTCTTCGATATTCCGCCAGGCGATGGCAGCACGGTGCAGTTCGGGCGCTGA
- a CDS encoding SDR family NAD(P)-dependent oxidoreductase translates to MTGRLQGKVAIVTGAGSVGPGWGNGRAIAYRFAQEGARVFAVDMNADAMEETVARVREAGGQIATWQADVTSSDAVRDMVQACVDAWGRIDILVNNVGGSRKGGPVTLDEDAWDKQIDFNLKSVYLGCRHVLPLMEQQGGGAIVNIASTSGIRWTGSAQVGYASAKAGVIQLSRVVALEYAKKNIRCNSVIPGQMHTPMVEVRLAGQRTGGDVSQLLAQRQARIPLPFMGDGLDTANAALFLASDEARFITATEIVVDGGMSARCD, encoded by the coding sequence ATGACAGGTCGATTGCAGGGCAAAGTGGCGATCGTGACGGGCGCGGGCAGCGTCGGCCCGGGCTGGGGCAATGGCCGCGCCATCGCCTATCGTTTCGCGCAGGAAGGCGCGCGCGTGTTCGCGGTAGACATGAACGCCGACGCCATGGAAGAAACCGTGGCCCGCGTGCGCGAGGCCGGCGGCCAGATCGCCACCTGGCAGGCCGACGTGACGTCGTCGGACGCCGTGCGCGACATGGTGCAGGCGTGCGTCGATGCCTGGGGGCGCATCGATATCCTGGTCAATAACGTGGGCGGCTCGCGCAAGGGCGGTCCGGTGACCCTGGACGAAGACGCCTGGGACAAGCAGATCGATTTCAACCTGAAGAGCGTCTACCTGGGCTGCCGCCACGTGCTGCCGCTGATGGAGCAGCAGGGCGGCGGCGCCATCGTCAACATTGCGTCGACCTCGGGCATACGCTGGACCGGCTCGGCCCAGGTGGGCTATGCCAGCGCCAAGGCCGGCGTCATCCAGCTGTCGCGCGTGGTGGCGCTGGAATATGCGAAGAAGAACATCCGCTGCAATAGCGTGATTCCCGGCCAGATGCACACCCCCATGGTCGAAGTGCGGCTGGCCGGCCAGCGCACCGGCGGCGACGTGAGCCAGTTGCTGGCCCAGCGCCAGGCCCGCATTCCGCTGCCCTTCATGGGCGACGGCCTGGACACCGCCAATGCGGCGCTGTTCCTGGCTTCGGACGAGGCCCGTTTCATTACGGCCACGGAAATCGTCGTCGACGGAGGCATGAGTGCACGCTGCGACTGA